Proteins from one Paraburkholderia sp. BL10I2N1 genomic window:
- a CDS encoding DUF2970 domain-containing protein, which produces MVQNGGSGRKGSFGQSMKAVMWSFLGVRKRRDLEADAAQLNPLHVIIAALIGAAIFIGILILIVRAVVG; this is translated from the coding sequence ATGGTGCAGAACGGCGGTAGTGGCAGGAAAGGCAGCTTCGGCCAGTCGATGAAGGCCGTGATGTGGTCGTTTCTCGGTGTGCGCAAGCGGCGCGATCTGGAAGCGGACGCGGCGCAACTGAACCCGCTCCACGTGATTATCGCGGCGCTGATCGGCGCGGCCATTTTCATCGGAATCCTGATTCTGATCGTGCGGGCCGTAGTGGGATAG
- a CDS encoding cytochrome c oxidase subunit 3: MSGQNESPYYFVPHPSRHPISAALGLLVMLGSLAAWINGESWAPIGVLAGLLWLLFTLWHWFGDAISESESGMYGKRVDTSYRWSMSWFIFSEVMFFGAFFGALFYAREIAMHQLGSLDYKLIWPDFSAVWPNNGPASLVSQYKSMQPWPVPTINTALLLSSGATLTVSHHALRENHRGKAIAWLAATLVLGVSFLFLQGFEYFHAYNELNLTLASGVYGSTFFLLTGFHGFHVFLGGTMLAVVLVRLIRGHFTAEHHFAFEGAAWYWHFVDVVWLGLYVVVYWL, translated from the coding sequence ATGAGCGGTCAAAACGAGAGCCCGTACTATTTCGTACCGCATCCGTCGCGGCACCCGATCAGCGCGGCCCTTGGGCTGCTGGTCATGCTTGGGTCGCTGGCGGCATGGATCAACGGTGAGTCTTGGGCGCCCATTGGAGTGCTCGCTGGCCTGCTGTGGCTTCTCTTCACGCTGTGGCACTGGTTCGGTGACGCAATCTCCGAGTCGGAAAGCGGCATGTACGGCAAGCGGGTCGACACTTCGTACCGCTGGAGCATGAGCTGGTTCATCTTCTCCGAAGTGATGTTCTTTGGCGCGTTCTTCGGCGCATTGTTTTATGCACGCGAGATCGCGATGCATCAACTCGGCAGCCTCGACTACAAGCTGATCTGGCCGGACTTCTCGGCGGTGTGGCCGAACAACGGTCCGGCTTCACTTGTGTCGCAGTACAAGTCGATGCAGCCGTGGCCGGTGCCGACAATCAACACTGCGCTGCTGCTGTCGTCGGGCGCGACGCTGACCGTGTCGCACCATGCGCTGCGCGAAAATCATCGTGGCAAGGCGATTGCCTGGCTGGCCGCGACCCTCGTGCTCGGCGTCTCCTTCCTGTTCCTGCAGGGCTTCGAATACTTCCATGCGTATAACGAACTGAACCTGACGCTCGCGTCGGGCGTGTATGGCTCGACGTTCTTCCTGCTGACGGGCTTCCACGGTTTTCACGTGTTCCTCGGCGGCACGATGCTGGCAGTCGTGCTGGTGCGTCTGATCCGTGGTCACTTTACTGCGGAGCATCATTTCGCGTTCGAAGGCGCCGCATGGTACTGGCACTTTGTGGACGTCGTTTGGCTGGGGCTGTACGTCGTCGTCTACTGGTTGTAA
- a CDS encoding twin transmembrane helix small protein — protein MHILVPIAFVLIIASMASALYFMMHDRGKTKRMVWSLATRVGLSISLFLFILFAHWMGWIQSTGIPYGR, from the coding sequence ATGCACATTCTCGTTCCTATCGCTTTCGTCCTCATCATCGCCAGCATGGCTTCGGCGCTCTATTTCATGATGCACGACCGGGGCAAGACGAAGCGGATGGTCTGGTCGCTCGCGACCCGCGTGGGGCTGTCGATTTCACTGTTCCTGTTCATCCTGTTCGCACACTGGATGGGCTGGATCCAGTCGACCGGCATTCCCTATGGTCGCTGA
- a CDS encoding SURF1 family protein, protein MKIRLLPALLILIVVAVTVRLGFWQRDRAHQKEALQAHITQFENAPAQTIGAAPVALKDIEFHRVRAVGSFVPKQVVYLDNRPYNDQPGFYVVMPFKLRDGGYVLVNRGWLPRNMSERTTIGPYVTPKGEIEIEGIARADASKAYELGQGGSAAHQQIRQNLDVHAFAAETGLPLQPFVIQQISDDGDKLVRDWPTPISGVERNYGYMLQWWGMAVAAIAFGLYAARRAARNGHAPSA, encoded by the coding sequence ATGAAGATTCGCTTGCTGCCCGCGCTGCTGATTCTGATCGTCGTCGCCGTGACCGTGCGTCTCGGCTTTTGGCAGCGCGATCGCGCGCATCAAAAGGAAGCGCTGCAGGCGCACATCACGCAGTTTGAAAACGCACCGGCCCAGACGATCGGCGCCGCGCCGGTGGCGCTGAAAGATATTGAATTCCATCGCGTGCGCGCGGTCGGAAGCTTTGTGCCGAAACAGGTCGTATACCTCGACAATCGGCCGTATAACGACCAGCCGGGCTTTTACGTCGTGATGCCCTTTAAACTTCGCGACGGCGGCTACGTGCTCGTCAATCGGGGCTGGCTGCCGCGCAACATGAGCGAGCGCACGACCATCGGGCCATACGTCACGCCAAAGGGCGAAATCGAGATCGAAGGCATTGCGCGCGCGGACGCCAGCAAGGCTTATGAGCTCGGCCAAGGCGGGTCGGCCGCGCATCAGCAGATTCGCCAGAATCTCGACGTCCACGCATTTGCAGCCGAAACCGGTTTGCCGTTGCAACCGTTCGTGATCCAGCAGATCAGCGACGATGGCGACAAACTCGTGCGTGACTGGCCCACGCCGATTTCTGGCGTCGAACGCAACTATGGGTACATGTTGCAGTGGTGGGGTATGGCGGTCGCGGCGATCGCCTTCGGTCTGTACGCCGCCCGCCGCGCCGCGAGGAACGGGCACGCACCCAGCGCCTGA
- a CDS encoding cytochrome C oxidase subunit I, with protein MIALVCAAPVIVSYLTYYVIKPKGGTTSYGTLVEPQRPIPDSFVVTGEDGKPMKLASLRGRWLLISVDSSACDKACVTKLYFMRQIRVTQAGERERLVNVWLRMDSGSVPDVIQHAYGDTDMLIADPAAVAAWLPTESGTKVTDHIYMVDPNGNLMMRFPKDPNPSKIKGDVTKLLKWSSIG; from the coding sequence CTGATCGCACTTGTCTGCGCGGCGCCGGTGATCGTGTCCTACCTGACGTACTACGTCATCAAGCCGAAGGGTGGCACAACGAGCTACGGCACGCTCGTCGAACCGCAGCGTCCGATTCCCGATTCGTTCGTTGTGACCGGCGAGGACGGCAAGCCGATGAAGCTGGCGTCGCTGCGCGGCCGCTGGCTGCTGATTTCGGTCGACAGCAGCGCCTGCGACAAGGCCTGCGTCACCAAGCTGTATTTCATGCGGCAGATTCGTGTGACCCAGGCGGGCGAGCGCGAACGGCTCGTCAACGTATGGCTGCGCATGGACTCGGGCAGCGTGCCGGACGTCATCCAGCATGCCTACGGCGACACCGACATGCTGATCGCCGATCCCGCCGCAGTCGCCGCGTGGCTGCCCACGGAGAGCGGTACGAAGGTCACGGATCACATCTACATGGTCGATCCGAACGGCAACCTGATGATGCGTTTTCCCAAGGATCCCAATCCGAGCAAGATCAAGGGTGACGTCACGAAACTGCTCAAATGGTCGAGCATCGGGTGA
- a CDS encoding COX15/CtaA family protein: MFVLQLGLIGLCIALLPLSYIWVKADDNKFRKLVWVTTFLTLDLVMFGGFTRLTDSGLGCPDWPGCYGTSSPFIAHAAISAAYQAMPTGPVSMSKAWIEMIHRYFAMAIGVLIVAQTVIAWAARFRRRPLHVSPWWPMSLLLLILVQGAFGAWTVTMKLQPVIVTIHLLLGLALLGALGWLAARQTPLPAYEPEAARWRTAALAGLILLIVQIALGGWVSTNYAVLACTEFPTCNGQWIPSMDFGHGFHLWRALGMTGDGDVITQDALVAIHWTHRTFAMVVVAYLAWFALKMRRFESLRRPANGVLLVVVIQFVTGLSNIVLQWPLPVAVAHNGGAAILLLLLVMLNFRIAYSRPGRAVLPARDAAPA; the protein is encoded by the coding sequence ATGTTCGTATTGCAACTCGGCCTGATTGGCTTGTGCATTGCGCTGTTGCCGCTGTCTTACATATGGGTCAAGGCCGACGACAACAAATTCCGCAAGCTCGTCTGGGTCACGACATTCCTGACGCTCGATCTGGTGATGTTCGGCGGCTTCACACGGCTCACCGACTCCGGACTCGGCTGCCCGGACTGGCCCGGTTGCTACGGCACGTCGTCGCCGTTCATCGCGCATGCCGCGATCAGCGCCGCCTATCAGGCGATGCCGACAGGCCCGGTCAGCATGTCGAAGGCGTGGATCGAGATGATCCACCGCTATTTCGCAATGGCGATCGGCGTGCTGATCGTGGCGCAGACGGTGATTGCGTGGGCTGCGCGCTTTCGGCGCCGTCCGCTGCATGTTTCGCCGTGGTGGCCGATGTCGTTGCTCCTGTTGATCCTCGTGCAAGGTGCGTTCGGCGCATGGACGGTCACCATGAAGCTCCAGCCTGTGATCGTGACGATCCACCTGCTGCTGGGCCTCGCCCTACTCGGCGCGCTCGGCTGGCTGGCCGCGCGCCAGACGCCGCTCCCGGCGTACGAGCCCGAAGCGGCGCGCTGGCGCACGGCGGCGCTGGCCGGGCTAATCCTGCTGATCGTCCAGATTGCGCTTGGTGGATGGGTCAGCACGAATTACGCTGTACTCGCCTGTACCGAATTCCCGACCTGCAATGGCCAGTGGATCCCATCGATGGATTTCGGACATGGCTTCCACCTGTGGCGTGCCCTCGGAATGACGGGCGACGGTGACGTGATCACCCAGGACGCGCTCGTGGCCATTCACTGGACGCATCGCACCTTCGCCATGGTCGTCGTCGCGTATCTGGCCTGGTTTGCGCTGAAAATGCGCCGCTTCGAGTCGCTGCGGCGGCCGGCGAACGGCGTGCTGCTCGTGGTCGTGATCCAGTTCGTCACGGGCCTGTCGAACATCGTCCTGCAATGGCCGTTGCCCGTTGCAGTCGCCCATAACGGGGGCGCGGCAATCCTGCTGCTCTTGCTCGTTATGCTAAACTTTCGAATCGCTTATAGCCGTCCCGGCCGCGCCGTGTTGCCCGCGCGCGATGCCGCGCCAGCGTGA
- the cyoE gene encoding heme o synthase yields the protein MDSTTLPQTPGSRISQYIALTKPRVTQLAVFCAVIGMFLSTPGMVPWTVLIGGTIGIWLLAGAAFAINCLMEQKVDAMMRRTAWRPSARGEITTVQILTFSAVLGGLGMWTLYTFTNALTMWLTIATFVGYAVVYTLLLKPATPQNIVIGGASGAMPPALGWAAVTGHVPGEAWILVLIIFVWTPPHFWALALYRRKDYENAGLPMLPNTHGEQYTRLHILLYTVILFAVTLMPFISGMSGFVYLASAVLLGAIFLAYAWKIYREYSDALARKTFRYSIVYLSLLFAALLIDHYARALIGA from the coding sequence ATGGACAGCACAACTCTTCCCCAGACACCCGGTAGCCGGATCTCCCAATACATCGCGCTCACGAAGCCGCGTGTCACTCAGCTTGCCGTATTTTGTGCCGTGATCGGCATGTTCCTCTCGACGCCCGGCATGGTGCCGTGGACGGTGCTGATTGGCGGCACCATCGGCATCTGGCTGCTGGCAGGCGCTGCATTCGCGATCAACTGCCTCATGGAACAGAAAGTCGACGCGATGATGCGTCGTACCGCATGGCGTCCGTCCGCGCGCGGCGAAATCACCACCGTGCAGATCCTGACGTTCTCGGCGGTGCTCGGCGGCCTCGGCATGTGGACGCTCTACACATTCACCAACGCGCTGACGATGTGGCTCACCATCGCGACATTCGTCGGCTACGCGGTCGTCTATACGCTGCTGCTGAAACCGGCCACGCCGCAGAACATCGTGATCGGCGGGGCGTCGGGTGCGATGCCGCCGGCGCTGGGCTGGGCGGCTGTCACGGGCCATGTGCCCGGAGAAGCGTGGATCCTCGTGCTGATCATCTTCGTCTGGACGCCGCCGCATTTCTGGGCGCTCGCGCTCTATCGCCGCAAGGACTACGAAAACGCCGGCCTGCCGATGTTGCCGAACACCCACGGCGAGCAGTACACGCGGCTGCATATTCTTCTGTACACGGTGATCCTCTTCGCGGTCACGCTGATGCCGTTCATCTCGGGCATGAGCGGCTTCGTATACCTGGCGTCGGCGGTGCTGCTCGGCGCGATCTTCCTTGCGTACGCGTGGAAGATCTACCGGGAATATTCCGACGCGCTCGCGCGTAAGACCTTTCGTTACTCGATCGTTTATCTGTCGCTGCTGTTTGCAGCGCTGCTGATCGACCACTACGCACGTGCCCTGATCGGCGCGTAA
- a CDS encoding SCO family protein, translating to MLTFRLARAARLAAVACVLGGALFVAGCGKPAPSFDNVDITGNTQFGSDFSLPDASGKIRTLGDFKGKVVVLFFGYTHCPDVCPTTMAELSQALQQLGPEEAKRVQVLFVTVDPERDTPTLMGQYVPAFNPTFIGLRPADEAQLVKVTKDFRVYYAKVPGKTPDSYTMDHTAASYVFDPDGKLRLFARDGQGAAPWVHDIKLLLD from the coding sequence ATGCTCACATTCAGGCTTGCGCGCGCTGCGCGCCTCGCCGCGGTTGCCTGCGTGCTCGGCGGCGCGCTGTTCGTTGCGGGTTGCGGCAAACCGGCGCCTTCGTTCGATAACGTCGATATCACCGGGAACACGCAGTTCGGCAGCGACTTTTCGTTGCCCGACGCGAGCGGCAAGATACGCACGCTTGGCGATTTCAAGGGCAAGGTCGTCGTGCTGTTCTTCGGCTATACGCACTGCCCGGATGTCTGTCCGACGACGATGGCTGAACTCTCGCAGGCACTGCAGCAACTTGGACCGGAAGAAGCGAAGCGCGTGCAGGTGCTGTTTGTCACCGTCGATCCGGAGCGCGACACGCCCACATTGATGGGGCAATACGTGCCGGCGTTCAATCCAACGTTTATCGGCTTGCGTCCCGCGGACGAGGCTCAACTCGTCAAGGTGACGAAAGACTTCCGTGTGTACTACGCGAAAGTGCCGGGCAAGACGCCGGACAGCTATACGATGGATCACACCGCCGCTAGCTACGTGTTCGATCCGGACGGCAAGCTGCGGCTTTTTGCCCGCGACGGCCAGGGCGCTGCACCGTGGGTCCACGACATCAAACTGCTGCTCGACTGA
- a CDS encoding IS1634 family transposase: MYIEHVPNRNSPPAILLRESYRDGNKVKKRTLANLSSLPAEVIEGLKVLLRGGVAVPSAEEAFVIERSLPHGHVAAVLGAARACGAGQWFAPAPAALRAVLMALLVARVVSPASKLATHRMLRDETATHSLSRLLNLGDVELEQAYAALDWLGEAQEDIEKRLARKHLAGSMLVLYDLTSTWVTGDCCELAARGYSRDGKRDDPQIVFGLVCTPEGCPVAVEVFAGNTADPATVAAQVEKLKDRYGIGKIAWVGDRGMLTQARIDTVLRPAGLDWVSSLRAPQVSALAQEKGPFQPSLFDERNLLEVTSEAFPGERLIVCRNPLLAEERTRKREDLLQATEAELVKIAEATTRARNRLKGADAIALRVGRVIDHYRMAKHFELSFADEGFTWTRKADQIRQEAALDGLYVVRTSVPEQDLPAEAAVTAYKGLAVVERAFRSLKTVDLNVRPIFHWNAERVRAHVFLCMLAYYVEWHMRETLKPMLFDDEYIELARATRPSPVAKARRSDQAKAKDATRLGEDGLPVHSFRTLLDDLATLAYNVCHTPLNPDAKIVMITRPTPVQEKAFRLLNISPVCTQ; this comes from the coding sequence ATGTATATCGAACACGTCCCCAACCGCAACTCGCCGCCCGCCATCCTGCTGCGCGAGTCCTACCGCGACGGCAACAAGGTGAAGAAGCGCACCCTGGCCAACCTCTCGTCGCTGCCCGCCGAGGTCATCGAAGGCCTGAAGGTGCTGCTGCGCGGTGGCGTCGCAGTGCCCTCGGCCGAAGAGGCCTTCGTGATCGAGCGCAGCCTGCCGCACGGGCATGTGGCCGCGGTGCTGGGCGCGGCGCGTGCCTGCGGTGCCGGGCAGTGGTTTGCGCCTGCACCGGCCGCACTGCGCGCGGTGCTCATGGCGCTGCTGGTGGCGCGGGTGGTGTCACCCGCTTCGAAGCTCGCCACCCATCGCATGTTGCGCGACGAGACGGCGACCCACTCGTTGTCGCGCCTTCTGAACCTGGGGGACGTCGAACTCGAGCAGGCCTATGCCGCGCTCGACTGGCTGGGCGAGGCCCAGGAAGACATCGAGAAGCGCCTGGCGAGGAAGCATCTGGCCGGCAGCATGCTGGTGCTCTATGACCTCACGTCCACGTGGGTGACCGGAGACTGCTGCGAGCTTGCCGCGCGCGGCTACAGCCGCGATGGCAAGCGTGACGATCCACAGATCGTGTTCGGGCTGGTTTGCACTCCAGAAGGCTGTCCGGTGGCCGTCGAGGTGTTTGCCGGCAACACCGCCGATCCGGCTACCGTGGCTGCCCAGGTGGAGAAACTGAAGGACCGCTATGGCATCGGCAAGATCGCCTGGGTGGGCGACCGGGGCATGCTCACGCAGGCCCGCATCGACACGGTATTGCGCCCGGCGGGGCTGGACTGGGTGAGCAGCCTGCGCGCGCCGCAGGTGAGCGCGCTCGCCCAGGAGAAGGGGCCTTTCCAGCCCTCGCTCTTTGACGAGCGCAACCTGCTGGAGGTAACCAGCGAGGCGTTCCCCGGTGAGCGGCTCATCGTGTGCCGCAATCCGTTGCTGGCCGAGGAGCGGACCCGCAAACGCGAGGACTTGCTGCAGGCCACTGAAGCCGAGCTGGTGAAGATCGCCGAAGCGACCACGCGTGCCCGCAACCGCCTCAAGGGCGCCGATGCCATTGCCCTGCGCGTGGGCCGCGTCATCGACCACTACAGGATGGCCAAGCACTTCGAGCTGAGCTTCGCCGACGAGGGCTTCACGTGGACGCGCAAGGCCGATCAGATCCGGCAAGAGGCGGCGCTCGATGGCCTGTATGTGGTGCGCACCAGCGTGCCCGAACAGGACCTGCCGGCCGAAGCGGCCGTGACGGCGTACAAGGGCCTGGCGGTCGTGGAGCGCGCCTTCCGGTCGCTCAAGACAGTCGATCTGAACGTGCGCCCCATATTCCACTGGAACGCCGAGCGTGTACGGGCGCACGTCTTCCTGTGCATGCTCGCCTACTACGTCGAATGGCACATGCGCGAGACCTTGAAGCCGATGCTGTTTGACGATGAATACATCGAGCTCGCACGCGCAACCCGGCCCTCGCCCGTGGCCAAGGCACGGCGTTCTGACCAGGCAAAAGCCAAGGATGCCACGCGGCTTGGCGAGGACGGCTTGCCCGTCCATAGCTTCCGCACGCTGCTCGATGATCTGGCCACGCTCGCTTACAACGTCTGCCACACACCTCTGAACCCGGACGCAAAGATCGTGATGATCACGCGGCCTACACCCGTTCAGGAAAAGGCCTTCCGCCTGCTCAACATCAGCCCTGTCTGTACCCAGTAA
- a CDS encoding methyl-accepting chemotaxis protein, with protein MSRMSLNRKLWLSLALVWLGLLGVGLWSAVETRSTMLAERKAGMVNLVEAAQGVVNGYYALSQSGRMSEPDAQREALARLATMRYGESGYLFVMDSKPVVLMHPTLPQMNGKPVGDFKDPDGKLLYVAIVDAANAGGRGFAEYRGRLPHSETAVPKISYVVRFAPWDWNITSGVFIRDIDTTYYDTLLGHLAVVLVIGAVISLAMIVIIRNVRGSLGGEPEHAAQLASSIAKGDLTQVIALRPHDSTSMMSAMSQMQARLQRTIAEIRRSAESIASATKQIAAGNGDLSQRTEQQAASLQETAASMEQLTATVKQNADNARQASGLANSASDIATKGNDVVSRVIGTMGEINESSHKISDIIGVIEGIAFQTNILALNAAVEAARAGEQGRGFAVVAGEVRSLAQRSATAAKEIKQLIGDSVERVNNGSVLVEQAGTTMGEILQAVRRVTDIMGEIAAASEEQSSGISQVGRAVTQMDEVTQQNAALVEEAAAAAASLQDQAARLRETLSAFRVDEHARHREPFSGAPAKPTKSTAKHAALQASGVAAAKPAARPVAPKAAAPARAEPTAPPPVANSPIRASADEWTTF; from the coding sequence ATGAGCAGGATGAGTCTGAATCGCAAGCTGTGGCTGTCGCTTGCGCTCGTATGGCTTGGGTTGCTGGGCGTCGGCCTGTGGAGCGCGGTCGAAACGCGCAGCACCATGCTGGCCGAGCGCAAGGCCGGCATGGTGAATCTTGTCGAGGCGGCGCAAGGCGTCGTCAACGGTTATTACGCGCTGTCGCAAAGCGGCAGGATGAGCGAACCCGACGCGCAGCGCGAAGCGCTCGCCCGTCTCGCGACGATGCGCTATGGCGAATCCGGCTATCTGTTCGTGATGGACTCGAAGCCGGTCGTCCTGATGCACCCGACCTTGCCGCAAATGAACGGCAAACCGGTCGGCGATTTCAAGGATCCGGACGGCAAGCTGCTGTATGTCGCGATCGTCGATGCTGCGAATGCAGGCGGCCGTGGCTTTGCGGAATATCGTGGCCGCCTGCCGCACAGCGAGACGGCGGTGCCGAAGATCAGCTACGTCGTGCGCTTCGCCCCGTGGGACTGGAACATCACGAGCGGCGTGTTTATCCGCGACATCGATACGACCTACTATGACACCCTGCTGGGCCACCTCGCTGTGGTGCTCGTGATCGGTGCGGTGATCTCGCTCGCGATGATCGTCATCATCCGCAATGTGCGCGGCAGCCTGGGCGGTGAGCCCGAACACGCGGCGCAGCTCGCGTCGAGCATCGCGAAGGGCGACCTGACACAGGTGATCGCGCTGCGCCCGCACGACTCGACCAGCATGATGTCAGCGATGAGCCAGATGCAGGCGCGCCTGCAACGGACCATCGCCGAGATCCGCCGGTCGGCGGAATCGATTGCGTCGGCGACAAAGCAGATTGCCGCGGGCAATGGCGACCTCTCGCAACGCACCGAACAACAGGCCGCCTCGCTGCAGGAAACGGCCGCGAGCATGGAGCAGCTCACCGCGACGGTGAAGCAGAACGCCGACAACGCACGCCAGGCGAGCGGCCTCGCGAACAGTGCCTCGGACATCGCGACGAAGGGGAACGACGTCGTCAGCCGCGTGATCGGCACGATGGGCGAGATCAACGAGAGTTCGCACAAGATCTCGGACATCATCGGCGTGATCGAAGGCATCGCGTTCCAGACGAATATCCTCGCACTGAATGCGGCGGTCGAAGCGGCTCGCGCGGGCGAGCAGGGCCGCGGCTTTGCGGTGGTGGCCGGCGAAGTTCGGAGCCTCGCCCAGCGTTCGGCGACCGCGGCGAAGGAAATCAAGCAGTTAATCGGCGATTCGGTGGAGCGCGTGAACAACGGTTCGGTGCTGGTCGAGCAGGCCGGCACGACGATGGGCGAGATCCTGCAGGCCGTGCGTCGCGTGACGGACATTATGGGCGAGATTGCAGCGGCGTCCGAAGAACAGAGCAGCGGCATCTCCCAGGTGGGTCGCGCGGTGACGCAGATGGACGAGGTCACGCAGCAGAATGCGGCGCTCGTCGAAGAAGCGGCAGCGGCCGCTGCCTCGTTGCAGGATCAGGCGGCGCGTCTGCGTGAGACGCTCAGCGCGTTTCGTGTCGACGAGCACGCGCGCCACAGGGAACCCTTTTCAGGCGCTCCGGCGAAGCCAACGAAATCGACGGCGAAACACGCTGCATTGCAGGCTTCGGGCGTGGCGGCTGCCAAACCCGCGGCTCGTCCCGTAGCACCAAAGGCGGCAGCACCGGCTCGCGCCGAACCGACCGCGCCGCCGCCAGTCGCCAACAGCCCCATTCGCGCATCCGCCGACGAGTGGACCACGTTCTGA
- a CDS encoding MetQ/NlpA family ABC transporter substrate-binding protein, producing MQRRNILKALSVVAATAALVTSFGAHADDKAIKVGTIGGPDAQIWSVVQKAAKRDGLNVKVVEFNDYAQLNAALDAGDLDANSFQHQPYLESQIKQRGYRIVNVGLTYISPLGVYSKKLKSLKDLPQGAKIAVPNDPSNENRALLLLQSQGVIKLKPGAATNGNSATPLDVADNPKKVKLFELDAAQLPRSLADVDAAVTNTNFALAAGLQPTKDAIALEDVHSPYANLIAVRTQDKEKPWVKKLVAAYQSEDVRQFIKSEFKGSMIPSF from the coding sequence ATGCAGCGCAGAAATATCCTCAAAGCCCTTTCCGTCGTGGCCGCCACGGCCGCGCTCGTCACCAGCTTCGGTGCACACGCCGACGACAAGGCCATCAAGGTCGGCACGATCGGCGGTCCCGATGCGCAGATCTGGTCGGTCGTCCAGAAAGCTGCGAAGCGCGATGGCCTGAACGTAAAGGTCGTCGAATTCAACGATTACGCACAACTGAACGCCGCGCTCGACGCGGGCGACCTCGATGCCAACAGCTTCCAGCACCAGCCGTATCTGGAAAGCCAGATCAAGCAGCGCGGTTACAGGATCGTCAACGTTGGTCTTACGTACATCTCGCCGCTCGGCGTCTACTCGAAGAAGCTGAAGTCCCTGAAGGATCTGCCGCAAGGTGCGAAGATCGCAGTGCCGAACGATCCGTCGAACGAAAACCGCGCGCTGCTGTTGCTGCAGTCGCAGGGCGTGATCAAGCTGAAGCCGGGTGCGGCCACGAATGGCAACAGCGCGACGCCGCTCGATGTCGCGGACAATCCGAAGAAGGTGAAGCTCTTCGAACTGGACGCGGCGCAACTGCCGCGCTCGCTGGCGGACGTCGACGCGGCCGTTACCAATACGAACTTCGCGCTGGCCGCTGGCCTGCAGCCGACGAAGGACGCGATCGCGCTCGAAGACGTGCATAGCCCTTATGCGAACCTGATCGCCGTGCGCACGCAGGACAAGGAAAAGCCATGGGTGAAGAAACTCGTCGCCGCGTATCAGTCGGAAGACGTGCGCCAGTTCATCAAGTCGGAGTTCAAGGGTTCGATGATCCCGTCGTTCTGA